The Paracoccus sp. MC1862 genome includes a window with the following:
- a CDS encoding glycerophosphodiester phosphodiesterase family protein: MLHPDFLSRPLAHRGLHGPGVPENSMAAFRAAMERGYGIELDVQPAADGTPLVFHDEELFRLTGTDGRVAALSVAEAAARRLLGTDQTISTLAQVLEIVAGRVPVLIEIKDQDGALGPGMGDLPARVAEAVCPHAAKGHPVAVMSFNPCAVRALREGDPALTVGLTSCAFPKRSWPGVPQKRRAALARLEDFEEIGATFVSHDHRDLGNPAVGRLAARGVPVLCWTIRSPLEEAAARRVARNITFEGYLP; the protein is encoded by the coding sequence ATGCTGCATCCCGATTTCCTGTCTCGCCCCCTTGCCCATCGCGGGTTGCACGGGCCGGGTGTCCCCGAGAACTCGATGGCCGCCTTCCGCGCGGCGATGGAGCGCGGCTATGGCATCGAGCTTGACGTGCAGCCCGCAGCGGACGGAACGCCGCTGGTGTTCCATGACGAGGAGTTGTTCCGGTTGACCGGAACAGACGGGCGAGTGGCCGCGCTGTCCGTGGCCGAGGCGGCGGCACGGCGACTTCTGGGGACGGATCAGACGATCTCGACGCTCGCGCAGGTGCTGGAGATCGTCGCGGGCCGGGTGCCGGTGCTGATCGAGATCAAGGATCAGGACGGCGCCCTCGGTCCGGGAATGGGCGACCTGCCGGCGCGGGTGGCGGAGGCCGTTTGCCCCCATGCCGCCAAGGGGCATCCGGTCGCGGTCATGTCCTTCAATCCCTGCGCCGTCCGTGCGCTGCGCGAGGGCGACCCGGCCCTGACCGTCGGGCTGACCAGTTGCGCCTTTCCCAAGCGCTCTTGGCCAGGCGTCCCGCAGAAGCGCCGGGCCGCCCTGGCGCGGCTGGAGGACTTCGAGGAGATCGGCGCAACCTTCGTCTCGCACGATCACCGGGATCTCGGGAATCCGGCCGTTGGGCGGTTGGCGGCGCGGGGCGTGCCGGTGCTCTGCTGGACGATCCGCTCGCCGCTGGAAGAAGCCGCCGCCCGACGCGTCGCCCGCAACATCACATTCGAGGGATACCTGCCATGA
- a CDS encoding SDR family oxidoreductase translates to MRTLITGGTRGIGRATATGCAERGWPTMMGYSRNEAAARETLAAIRAAGGTASAHAADVGDPAQVAGLFDAAEAAMGGLDAVVINAGIVAPVMPLAEMTPERLDRMVRINLTGTLYCAREVARRLGDGGAIVLVSSVAARLGSPGKYVDYAATKGGIDTLVIGLAAELAPRRVRVNGVRPGIIATDIHADGGEPDRIATVGPQLPWGRVGRPEEVAAAILWLISDAASYTSGAIIDVAGAR, encoded by the coding sequence ATGAGAACGCTCATTACCGGCGGCACCCGCGGCATCGGTCGGGCGACGGCGACTGGCTGCGCCGAGCGCGGCTGGCCCACCATGATGGGCTACAGCCGCAACGAGGCCGCCGCGCGGGAAACGCTGGCCGCCATCCGCGCCGCCGGAGGGACGGCGAGCGCCCATGCCGCCGACGTGGGCGATCCTGCGCAGGTAGCAGGGCTGTTCGACGCGGCAGAGGCGGCGATGGGCGGGCTGGACGCGGTGGTGATCAACGCAGGCATCGTGGCGCCGGTGATGCCGCTGGCTGAGATGACGCCCGAAAGGCTTGACCGCATGGTGCGGATCAACCTGACCGGGACGCTTTACTGCGCGCGCGAGGTGGCGCGGCGGCTGGGGGACGGCGGCGCGATCGTGCTGGTCTCCTCGGTCGCCGCCAGGCTGGGCTCGCCCGGCAAATACGTCGATTACGCGGCGACCAAGGGCGGGATCGACACGCTGGTGATCGGGCTTGCGGCGGAACTCGCCCCGCGCCGGGTCCGCGTCAACGGCGTGCGCCCGGGAATCATCGCGACCGACATCCACGCGGACGGGGGAGAGCCGGATCGCATCGCGACCGTCGGCCCGCAGCTTCCCTGGGGGCGCGTTGGCCGCCCCGAGGAAGTCGCGGCGGCGATCCTGTGGCTGATCTCGGACGCCGCGAGCTATACCTCGGGCGCCATCATCGACGTGGCAGGCGCACGCTAG
- a CDS encoding CidA/LrgA family protein yields MVPALVTILCFQLVGEVISRGLDLPLPGPVVGLVLLLGAMRLRPGLAGWLRPVGEGVLAHLSLFFVPAGVGIVAHLPLLREHGLALLVAIVVSTVLALVAGSGAFIFVARLTGQEER; encoded by the coding sequence ATGGTCCCGGCGCTTGTCACCATCCTGTGCTTCCAGCTTGTCGGGGAGGTCATCTCCCGCGGGCTGGACCTGCCCCTGCCGGGTCCGGTCGTGGGGCTGGTGCTGCTGCTGGGCGCGATGCGGCTGCGGCCCGGCCTTGCCGGCTGGCTGCGGCCGGTGGGGGAGGGGGTGCTGGCGCATCTGTCGCTGTTCTTCGTGCCCGCTGGCGTCGGCATCGTCGCGCATCTGCCACTTTTGCGCGAACACGGGCTGGCGCTGCTGGTGGCGATCGTCGTCTCAACCGTGCTGGCGCTGGTCGCGGGGTCCGGGGCCTTTATCTTCGTCGCCCGCCTCACCGGACAGGAGGAGCGATGA
- a CDS encoding RidA family protein translates to MSHDARLRQLNIILPDAPMPAANYVPFVQSGKLLFVSGQIAAGSEGLIRGRLGEDMDVAQGAAAARACGLALIAQARAALGSLDGIARVVKLTGFVNSTPEFTDQPEVINGCSDLMVEVFGEAGRHARAAVSAAALPRGVAVEIEAIFELA, encoded by the coding sequence ATGTCCCACGACGCTCGCCTGCGCCAGTTGAACATCATCCTGCCCGACGCGCCGATGCCGGCGGCGAACTACGTGCCCTTCGTGCAAAGCGGCAAGCTGCTGTTCGTCTCGGGCCAGATCGCCGCCGGCTCCGAGGGGTTGATCCGCGGCAGGCTGGGCGAGGACATGGATGTCGCGCAGGGTGCCGCCGCCGCGCGGGCCTGCGGCCTTGCACTGATCGCGCAGGCGCGGGCGGCGCTGGGCTCGCTCGACGGGATCGCGCGGGTGGTGAAGCTGACGGGCTTCGTCAACTCGACGCCCGAGTTCACCGACCAGCCCGAGGTCATCAACGGCTGCTCGGACCTGATGGTCGAGGTCTTCGGCGAGGCCGGCCGCCACGCCCGGGCCGCCGTCAGCGCCGCGGCCCTGCCTCGTGGCGTCGCGGTGGAAATCGAGGCCATCTTCGAACTCGCCTGA
- a CDS encoding LrgB family protein, with product MNADPALIWAYLSQGPLLWLTATLMGYALGEAAFRAAGRQSWANPVLIAVILLGLLLTVTGTPYATYFEGAQFVHFMLGPATVCLALPMHDNLPQMRAAALPILAGLVAASVVAVVSALAIARAFGLGAEVMASLAPKSTTAPVAIGIAERLGGQPTLTAVLVLLTGILGAIIVTPLFDALGFRDWRARGLAVGTAAHGIGTARAFQVNPTAGAFAGIGMGLNAVLTAIIAPLALRFFG from the coding sequence ATGAACGCCGACCCCGCCTTGATCTGGGCCTATCTTTCCCAAGGGCCGCTGCTGTGGCTGACGGCGACACTGATGGGATATGCGCTGGGCGAGGCGGCTTTCCGCGCCGCAGGACGCCAAAGCTGGGCCAACCCGGTGCTGATCGCCGTCATCCTGCTTGGGCTGCTGCTGACGGTGACCGGCACACCCTATGCCACCTATTTCGAGGGCGCGCAGTTCGTCCATTTCATGCTTGGCCCCGCGACGGTCTGCCTTGCGCTGCCGATGCACGACAACCTGCCGCAAATGCGGGCGGCGGCGCTGCCGATCCTCGCGGGGCTGGTGGCGGCCTCGGTAGTGGCGGTCGTCTCGGCCCTTGCGATCGCGCGGGCCTTCGGGCTGGGGGCCGAGGTCATGGCCTCGCTCGCCCCCAAGTCTACCACGGCGCCCGTCGCCATCGGCATCGCCGAGAGGCTGGGCGGGCAGCCCACGCTGACCGCGGTGCTGGTGCTGCTGACGGGCATCCTCGGTGCGATCATCGTGACGCCGCTGTTCGACGCGCTGGGCTTTCGCGACTGGCGGGCGCGGGGGCTTGCGGTCGGGACCGCCGCGCATGGGATCGGGACGGCGCGGGCGTTCCAGGTGAACCCCACGGCCGGGGCATTCGCCGGGATCGGCATGGGGCTGAACGCCGTGCTGACCGCGATCATCGCGCCGCTGGCGCTGCGGTTCTTCGGCTGA
- a CDS encoding chromosome segregation SMC family protein: protein MQFDRLRLSGFKSFVDPTELVILQGLTGVVGPNGCGKSNLLEALRWVMGESRPTAMRGDGMEDVIFAGTTRRPAKGRAEVTLALDNRARLAPVGFNDADTLDVTRRITRDAGSAYRINGREVRARDVQMLFADASTGAQSPALVRQGQISELINARPKARRRVLEEAAGIGGLYQRRHEAELRLNGAEQNLTRVDDTLEQLAAQAAALARQARTAARYREIGAALRRAEGALVYRRWSEAQAALTAALTAFAEARATAAQAEAAARAATTARAQAEAALPALRDEDSIAAAIQARAAAEAEALDDAEARARDTLATLTARLAQLDRDSERESALNRDAGEVLARLTHEREELEQADAGHEDRLAAAQIAAEDAATALRGIEARLGELTDEAARLAARHQSAERLVADLRVMRERAERAQTEAEAAVTRAEAAGREAEATLAQAQAAQEATRAAATQAEARLSAAETDRAAASDAETAARATRAHAEGEAAALEAERSALSRLLARGRAEAGALLDALTVAPGFEVALGAALGDDLRLPVTDEGLGWRTLSIPDDDPALPEGAAPLGAQVQGAPALSRRLAQIGLVADAASAARMQPHLRPGQRLVTRAGDLFRWDGLALPAGEATSAAALHLQQVNRLKDTIAQAESARTRADAAIAIHETARAALKDATGAETSAREASRAAERALSDSLRAATRADSDLSLAQGRAEAARAERARHAGDAADAARRLAEARAALSALPDRSAAATAVDQAKTAVEAARIATLSRHGALDELRREGEGRLKRLEAIAKDASGWRQRLDQAGTRAAELQARRDVTAAELAGAEVQPAILAQRRAALSQRVAEAEVRLARARAALAAGDAALLAAAGAERDAERAASAGREARATREARADAAREAEAQARARIAEDTDGTPPEALAQTLGDTDAPPPSAQLESDISRLRTQRDVLGPVNLRAEEDKRVLEEERARLAAEKDDLTAAIARLRAGIGSLNREGRERLLAAFDTVNASFGALFTHLFGGGEARLVLVESDDPLEAGLEILAQPPGKKLATLSLLSGGEQTLTALALIFAVFLATPAPICVLDEVDAPLDDANVTRFCDLLDEMTRRTDTRFLIITHHAVTMARMDRLFGVTMVEPGVSQLVSVDLRLAEALVA, encoded by the coding sequence TTGCAGTTCGACCGCCTTCGCCTTTCCGGCTTCAAAAGCTTCGTGGACCCGACCGAACTGGTCATCCTCCAGGGGCTGACCGGCGTCGTCGGCCCCAATGGCTGCGGCAAGTCGAACCTGCTGGAAGCCCTGCGCTGGGTCATGGGCGAAAGCCGCCCGACCGCCATGCGCGGCGACGGGATGGAGGACGTGATCTTCGCCGGCACCACCCGCCGCCCCGCCAAGGGTCGGGCCGAGGTGACGCTGGCCCTCGACAACCGCGCCCGGCTTGCCCCCGTCGGCTTCAACGACGCCGACACGCTGGACGTGACGCGGCGGATCACCCGCGATGCCGGCTCGGCCTATCGCATCAACGGGCGCGAGGTGCGGGCGCGGGACGTGCAGATGCTGTTCGCGGATGCCTCGACCGGGGCGCAGTCGCCCGCGCTGGTGCGGCAGGGGCAGATTTCCGAGCTGATCAACGCCCGCCCCAAGGCGCGGCGCCGGGTGCTGGAGGAAGCGGCGGGCATCGGCGGGCTCTACCAGCGCCGGCACGAGGCCGAGTTGCGGCTGAACGGGGCCGAGCAGAACCTGACCCGCGTGGACGACACGCTGGAACAGTTGGCCGCGCAGGCGGCGGCGCTGGCGCGGCAGGCGCGGACGGCGGCGCGCTACCGCGAGATCGGCGCGGCCCTGCGCCGGGCTGAGGGCGCGCTGGTTTACCGACGCTGGTCCGAAGCGCAGGCCGCGCTGACGGCGGCACTCACGGCCTTCGCCGAAGCCCGCGCAACCGCCGCGCAGGCCGAGGCCGCTGCCCGCGCAGCCACCACCGCGCGAGCGCAGGCCGAGGCCGCCCTGCCCGCCCTCCGCGATGAGGACAGCATCGCCGCCGCGATCCAGGCCCGGGCCGCCGCCGAGGCCGAGGCGCTGGACGACGCCGAGGCCCGCGCCCGTGACACGCTTGCCACTCTGACCGCCCGCCTTGCCCAACTCGACCGCGACAGTGAGCGCGAGTCCGCGTTGAACCGCGACGCGGGCGAGGTTCTGGCACGGCTGACACACGAACGCGAGGAACTGGAGCAGGCCGATGCCGGCCATGAAGACCGGCTTGCTGCAGCCCAGATCGCCGCCGAGGATGCTGCCACTGCCCTGCGCGGGATCGAGGCGCGGCTTGGTGAACTCACCGACGAAGCGGCCCGCCTCGCCGCCCGCCACCAGTCCGCCGAGCGGCTGGTCGCGGACCTGCGCGTCATGCGCGAGCGAGCCGAGCGCGCCCAGACCGAGGCAGAAGCTGCTGTCACCCGCGCCGAAGCTGCAGGCCGCGAGGCCGAAGCCACCCTGGCGCAGGCGCAGGCCGCGCAGGAAGCCACCCGCGCCGCCGCAACGCAAGCCGAGGCCCGCCTTTCTGCCGCCGAGACCGACCGCGCCGCCGCAAGCGATGCCGAAACCGCCGCCCGCGCGACCCGCGCCCATGCCGAGGGCGAGGCCGCCGCGCTGGAGGCCGAGCGCAGCGCCCTATCCCGCCTCCTCGCCCGTGGCCGGGCCGAGGCGGGCGCGCTGCTGGACGCCCTCACCGTTGCGCCGGGCTTCGAGGTTGCGCTGGGCGCGGCGCTCGGCGACGACCTGCGGCTGCCCGTGACCGACGAAGGCCTCGGCTGGCGGACCCTGTCCATCCCCGACGACGACCCGGCCCTGCCCGAAGGCGCGGCCCCGCTTGGCGCGCAGGTTCAAGGCGCCCCTGCCCTTTCCCGCCGCTTGGCCCAGATCGGCCTTGTCGCGGATGCCGCAAGCGCCGCCCGGATGCAGCCGCACCTTCGCCCCGGCCAACGGCTTGTCACACGCGCGGGCGACCTCTTCCGCTGGGACGGGCTGGCGCTGCCGGCAGGAGAGGCGACATCCGCCGCCGCCCTGCATCTGCAGCAGGTGAACCGGCTGAAGGACACCATCGCGCAGGCTGAATCCGCGCGCACCCGCGCCGATGCCGCCATCGCCATCCATGAAACCGCCCGCGCCGCGTTGAAGGACGCAACGGGTGCCGAAACCTCGGCCCGCGAGGCCAGCCGGGCCGCCGAGCGGGCGCTTTCGGACAGCCTTCGCGCCGCCACCCGCGCCGATTCGGACCTGTCGCTTGCCCAGGGCCGCGCCGAGGCCGCGCGGGCCGAGCGCGCCCGTCATGCAGGCGATGCCGCCGACGCCGCCCGCAGGCTGGCCGAGGCGCGGGCCGCCCTGTCGGCCCTGCCCGACCGCAGCGCAGCGGCGACAGCTGTCGATCAGGCAAAAACCGCCGTCGAGGCCGCGCGCATCGCCACCCTTTCCCGGCACGGCGCGCTGGACGAGTTGCGGCGCGAGGGCGAGGGGCGGCTGAAGCGGCTGGAGGCGATCGCCAAGGACGCCTCCGGCTGGCGCCAGCGGCTCGATCAGGCCGGAACCCGCGCGGCCGAACTGCAGGCGCGGCGGGATGTCACGGCGGCGGAACTGGCGGGAGCCGAGGTCCAGCCCGCCATTCTTGCCCAGCGCCGCGCCGCGCTGTCGCAGCGCGTGGCGGAGGCCGAAGTCCGCCTGGCCCGTGCCCGCGCGGCCCTTGCGGCGGGGGATGCCGCCCTGCTGGCCGCCGCCGGTGCCGAGCGGGACGCCGAGCGCGCTGCGAGCGCCGGGCGCGAGGCCCGCGCGACCCGCGAAGCACGCGCGGATGCCGCCCGCGAGGCCGAAGCTCAGGCCCGCGCCCGCATCGCCGAGGACACGGACGGCACCCCCCCCGAGGCGCTGGCGCAAACCCTGGGCGATACCGACGCGCCCCCGCCCTCCGCCCAGCTTGAATCCGACATTTCGCGGCTGCGGACCCAGCGGGACGTCCTCGGCCCCGTGAACCTCCGCGCCGAGGAGGACAAGCGCGTGCTGGAGGAGGAGCGTGCCCGGCTTGCCGCCGAGAAGGACGACCTGACCGCGGCCATCGCCCGGCTGCGCGCCGGCATCGGCAGCCTGAACCGCGAAGGGCGCGAGCGGCTGCTGGCCGCCTTCGACACGGTGAACGCCAGCTTCGGGGCGCTGTTCACCCATCTCTTCGGCGGCGGCGAGGCCCGGCTGGTGCTGGTCGAATCCGACGACCCGCTGGAGGCCGGGCTGGAGATCCTCGCCCAGCCACCGGGCAAGAAGCTTGCGACCCTCAGCCTGCTGTCGGGGGGCGAGCAGACGTTGACGGCGCTGGCGCTGATCTTCGCGGTCTTCCTGGCCACCCCCGCCCCGATCTGCGTGCTGGACGAGGTGGACGCGCCGCTGGACGATGCCAATGTCACCCGCTTCTGCGACCTGCTGGACGAGATGACGCGGCGCACCGACACGCGCTTCCTGATCATCACCCATCATGCGGTGACGATGGCCCGCATGGACCGGCTGTTCGGCGTCACGATGGTGGAACCGGGGGTGAGCCAGCTTGTCAGCGTGGACCTGCGGCTGGCCGAGGCGCTGGTGGCATGA
- the lptB gene encoding LPS export ABC transporter ATP-binding protein — translation MPPASASSGLQVDGLRKSYRNRPVIRDVSIRLNRGEVVALLGPNGSGKTTCFYCIAGLVMPDAGRIVIDGRDVSALPMFRRARMGIGYLPQEMSIFRGLSVEQNIMAVLEVAGRERRQSRERLEELLGDFSIGHLRHAPALALSGGERRRVEIARCLASDPAFLLLDEPFAGVDPIAVGEIRGLVHDLKTRGIGVLITDHNVRETLGIVDRAYILHDGRVLMSGTTAAIVEDPRVREVYLGEGFTLG, via the coding sequence ATGCCGCCTGCCTCTGCCTCATCGGGCCTGCAGGTCGATGGACTGCGGAAATCCTATCGCAACCGCCCGGTGATCCGCGACGTCTCGATACGGCTGAACCGGGGCGAGGTCGTGGCGCTTCTGGGGCCGAACGGCTCGGGCAAGACCACCTGCTTCTACTGCATCGCGGGGCTGGTCATGCCAGACGCGGGCCGCATCGTCATCGACGGGCGCGATGTCAGCGCCTTGCCGATGTTCCGCCGCGCCCGCATGGGCATCGGCTACCTGCCGCAGGAGATGTCGATCTTCCGCGGCCTTTCGGTCGAGCAGAACATCATGGCTGTCCTCGAAGTCGCCGGCCGCGAGCGCCGCCAGAGCCGCGAGCGGCTGGAGGAGCTGCTGGGCGATTTTTCCATTGGCCACCTGCGCCACGCCCCCGCGCTGGCGCTGTCGGGGGGCGAGCGGCGGCGGGTGGAAATCGCCCGCTGCCTCGCCTCGGACCCCGCCTTCCTTTTGCTGGACGAACCCTTCGCGGGCGTCGACCCCATCGCCGTGGGCGAGATCCGGGGCCTCGTCCATGATCTGAAGACGCGGGGCATCGGCGTCCTCATCACCGACCACAACGTGCGCGAGACGCTGGGGATCGTGGATCGCGCCTATATCCTGCACGACGGCCGGGTGCTGATGTCGGGCACCACCGCCGCCATCGTCGAGGACCCGCGCGTGCGCGAGGTCTACCTGGGCGAAGGCTTTACCCTGGGCTGA
- the hpf gene encoding ribosome hibernation-promoting factor, HPF/YfiA family produces the protein MRYQISGRQIDIGEALSTHVETELDATFGKYAQRPTDSTVIFSRDAHNLTCDAVVHLSTGLTVQAKGQDPDNIYAAFEKCREKMDKQVRRYKRRLKDHHKDRSEPVVYGTAASYVLAANEDEWESQDDTGLQPIIVAEMETRVPTLSVGDAVMQMELAGAPMLVFRNEKHGGVNVVHRREDGNVGWIDPRNLS, from the coding sequence ATGCGCTATCAGATCAGTGGACGACAGATCGATATCGGCGAGGCGCTGTCCACCCATGTCGAGACCGAACTGGACGCGACCTTCGGCAAATACGCCCAGCGTCCGACCGACTCCACGGTGATCTTTTCGCGCGATGCCCACAACCTGACCTGCGACGCGGTGGTCCATCTGTCCACCGGCCTGACGGTTCAGGCCAAGGGGCAGGACCCCGACAACATCTACGCCGCCTTCGAGAAGTGCCGCGAGAAGATGGACAAGCAGGTGCGCCGCTACAAGCGTCGCCTGAAGGACCATCACAAGGACCGTAGCGAGCCGGTTGTATACGGCACCGCCGCAAGCTATGTGCTGGCCGCCAACGAGGATGAATGGGAATCGCAGGACGATACGGGCCTGCAGCCCATCATCGTCGCAGAGATGGAGACCCGGGTGCCGACCCTGTCGGTCGGCGACGCGGTCATGCAGATGGAGCTTGCGGGCGCGCCGATGCTGGTCTTCCGCAACGAGAAACACGGAGGGGTCAATGTGGTCCACCGCCGCGAGGACGGCAACGTGGGCTGGATCGACCCCCGCAACCTGAGCTGA
- the lptA gene encoding lipopolysaccharide transport periplasmic protein LptA — protein MLRSLILPGLLALALPLAAAAQTVGFGAMRADADAPVEVTSDALRVNQDTGEAVFTGNVLIGQGQMRLSAQSVTVVYAEGGQNRIRSLNATGGVTLVSGPDAAEAAGAVYDVEAGTVVLTGDAIVTRGESVLAGDRIEVDLNDGTASVSGRVRTVLQPGQN, from the coding sequence ATGCTGCGTTCCCTGATCCTGCCCGGCCTCCTTGCGCTGGCCCTGCCGCTTGCCGCCGCCGCCCAGACCGTGGGCTTCGGCGCCATGCGGGCCGATGCCGATGCCCCGGTCGAGGTGACCTCCGATGCCCTGCGGGTGAACCAGGACACGGGCGAGGCCGTCTTCACCGGCAACGTGCTGATCGGGCAGGGGCAGATGCGGCTCTCGGCCCAGTCCGTGACCGTGGTTTATGCCGAGGGCGGGCAGAATCGCATCCGGTCCCTCAATGCCACAGGCGGCGTCACGCTGGTCAGCGGCCCCGACGCGGCCGAGGCCGCCGGGGCCGTCTATGACGTCGAGGCCGGGACCGTGGTCCTGACCGGCGATGCCATCGTCACCCGCGGGGAAAGCGTGCTGGCCGGCGACCGGATCGAGGTCGATCTGAACGACGGCACCGCCTCGGTTTCCGGCCGGGTGCGGACGGTGCTGCAGCCGGGCCAGAACTGA
- a CDS encoding PTS sugar transporter subunit IIA: MRISDILSPAAVRSQAQVSSKKRLFHDIAEMAAQAYKLDPAATLDALQERESLGATGVGHGVALPHARIPGLDRVAGLFLRLEKPMDFDAVDRQPVDLVFALLAPDTPGVEHLKALALVSRTLRDGDMRTKLRANDDPVALHAVLAAAQDLSTV; this comes from the coding sequence ATGCGCATCAGCGACATTCTTTCCCCTGCGGCGGTCCGCTCGCAGGCGCAGGTCAGTTCCAAGAAGCGGCTTTTCCACGACATCGCGGAAATGGCCGCGCAGGCCTACAAGCTGGACCCCGCGGCGACGCTGGACGCGCTGCAGGAACGCGAAAGCCTGGGCGCGACCGGCGTGGGCCACGGGGTCGCGCTGCCCCACGCCCGCATTCCCGGCCTCGACCGCGTGGCGGGGCTGTTCCTGCGGCTGGAAAAGCCGATGGACTTCGACGCCGTGGATCGCCAGCCGGTGGACCTGGTCTTCGCCCTGCTGGCGCCCGACACGCCGGGCGTCGAGCATCTGAAGGCGCTGGCGCTGGTCAGCCGCACCCTGCGCGACGGCGACATGCGCACGAAGCTGCGCGCCAACGACGACCCGGTGGCGCTGCACGCGGTGCTGGCTGCGGCGCAGGACCTCTCGACGGTCTAG
- a CDS encoding DUF6280 family protein — protein MRDFVDGSAFNFEQGQRARKLFAAVVLAALDDAIADDKKYGNGAEQIARWARSRDGREVLSCAGIDPNERVVKGLVEFVSKGVRTSVALSREESERRMAAEAEEAEAA, from the coding sequence ATGCGTGATTTCGTGGACGGCTCGGCATTCAATTTCGAACAGGGGCAGCGGGCCCGCAAGCTTTTCGCCGCCGTTGTTCTGGCGGCGCTGGACGATGCCATTGCGGATGACAAGAAATACGGCAACGGGGCCGAACAGATCGCCCGGTGGGCGCGGTCGCGCGACGGGCGCGAGGTTCTCAGCTGCGCCGGCATCGACCCGAATGAGCGGGTGGTGAAGGGGCTGGTCGAATTCGTCAGCAAGGGCGTGCGCACCTCGGTCGCGCTGTCGCGCGAGGAAAGCGAACGCCGCATGGCCGCCGAGGCCGAGGAAGCCGAGGCCGCGTAA
- a CDS encoding EamA family transporter — MQGGDRGLVLLVPVLWGLNFPATALMLDHYPPFLAATLRFVLMAIPAILFVPFPQVRLRWLIGTGLGLGVMQFSFLYLGMATGMPAGLASLVLQASAPFTILLAAAFLGERLTPLRLAGIGLAVLGLTIIGTARAQSAALLPMMLTLLAALGWAVGNICSRLARAPKPLHLTMWMSIVPPIPLFLLSLLMEGPRIVPALGGAFTTAAMPANLGLLYIIVFATVLGYGIWNTLMSRYPASEVAPWSMLVPIVGFSSAWVMLGERPRLLELAAGALVIAGVVLASRTAA; from the coding sequence ATGCAGGGGGGCGATCGCGGGCTGGTCCTGCTGGTGCCGGTGCTGTGGGGACTGAACTTCCCGGCCACCGCGCTGATGCTGGACCATTACCCGCCGTTTCTGGCGGCCACCCTGCGCTTTGTCCTGATGGCGATCCCGGCGATCCTGTTCGTCCCCTTCCCGCAGGTCAGGCTTCGCTGGTTGATCGGCACGGGGCTGGGGCTGGGCGTCATGCAATTCTCGTTCCTTTACCTGGGAATGGCGACGGGGATGCCGGCTGGGCTTGCCTCGCTGGTGCTGCAGGCCTCGGCGCCCTTCACCATCCTTCTGGCGGCCGCTTTCCTGGGCGAGCGGCTGACGCCCCTGCGGCTGGCGGGCATCGGCCTTGCCGTGCTGGGGCTGACGATCATCGGCACCGCCCGCGCGCAATCGGCGGCGCTGCTACCGATGATGCTGACGCTGTTGGCCGCGCTGGGCTGGGCCGTCGGCAACATCTGCTCGCGGCTGGCGCGTGCGCCAAAGCCCCTGCACCTGACGATGTGGATGTCGATCGTCCCGCCCATTCCCCTGTTCTTGCTGTCGCTGCTGATGGAGGGCCCCCGAATCGTCCCTGCGCTGGGCGGCGCCTTCACGACTGCAGCCATGCCCGCCAACCTCGGCCTGCTTTACATCATCGTCTTCGCCACGGTCCTGGGCTACGGCATCTGGAACACGCTGATGTCGCGCTATCCCGCCAGCGAGGTCGCGCCCTGGTCGATGCTGGTGCCCATCGTGGGCTTTTCGTCCGCCTGGGTGATGCTGGGCGAAAGGCCCCGCCTTCTGGAACTGGCGGCCGGGGCGCTGGTCATCGCCGGGGTGGTTCTCGCCAGCCGGACGGCGGCATGA